CGAGACGATCTTCTCCGACCCGGCCGACGAGCGCACGCTCGCCTACGTCGAGGGTCGGTTCGGCTGACATGCGGCATCCCGGTCGACTCCGACGGCGGCTGCTGCTGGCCCTGGTCGCGGGGGCCTGCCTCGGCGGCACGGTGACGGTGACGGTGCCGGCGGGCGCCCGGGTCGAGCCTGCCGACGTCGCCGCCGCACCCGCCGCTCCCGCAGCACCGCTGGCGCCCACCAACATCGCCGGCCGGGGCTCCAGCTACGTCGGCCCGGCGATGACCCAATGGACCGCCGACGCCTACACCCGCGGCCTCAACGTCAACTACCTGCCCACGAGCTCGCCCGACGGGCTGGGGCAGTTCCAGCAGTCGACGGTCAACTTCGCCGGCACCGAGGCGGAGTTCTCGTCGCTGCTCGGCCTCGGCAACGACAACCAGGTGCGCCGCGGCTTCCAGTACGTGCCCGACGTCGCCGGCGCCGTGGCGGTCATGTACAACGTCACGGACCGGGCCGGGCGCAAGGTCGACTACCTGCGCCTGTCGCGCCGGACGGTGGCGCTGATCTTCCTCGGCGAGATCAGCAACTGGTCCGACGCCCGGATCACCAACGATCTCGGCGGCGGCGTCGTCCTGCCCGACGAGCCGATCACCGTCGTCTACCGCTCGGGCCCGTCCGGCACCACGGCCCTCTTCTACGACTTCGTGCAGAACATGGCGCCCGCCGAGTTCGACGCCTGGGTGGCGAGGAACCGCTACCCGCAGGGCGTGCGCATCATCGACCCGGGCGTGTCGCCCAACTTCGTGCCCCGTGGCCTGGGCCTGGCCGGCTCCGACCTGATGGCGCAGCACACGGCCCGCACACCGTGGACGATCACCTACGACGAGTTCGCCTACGCCAAGCGCTACAACGTCAACACCGCCTGGATCCAGAACGAGTCGGGCCAGTGGGTGCAGCCCTACGCCGGCAACATCTCGGCGGCCCTGGAGTCGGCCCAGCTGCGGCCGGACCTGAGCCAGGAGCTGTCGGGCGTGTACCGCAGCCGCGAGAACGGCGCCTACCCGATCTCGGCGTACAGCTACGTCGTGACGCAGTGCGCCCCGGCGGGCGACCGGCCGACCTGCAAGGGCAACTACGCCGACACGAGGATCAGCGAGACGCTCGACGCCTGGATGCAGTACATCGCCTGCGACGGCCAGATCCAGATGGCCGAGATCGGCTACTCGCCGTTGCCGCCGATCCTGTCGCAGGAGATGTACAAGTCCGTCCAGCGCATGTGGGGCCGGCCGATCTCGCAGGCGAAGCAGCTCAACTGGGACAACTGCAAGAACCCGCGCTTCGACCCGAACTACCGCCCACCCACGCCCCCCGACCCGCCGGCGACGACACCACCGGCACGACCGGCGACGACGACGGTGGCGACGACCCGTCCGGCGCTGGTGGCGGTGACACCACCACGACCGTGGACGGGGGCGGCGACGAGGTGGCGGCCGCCCGCTCGGGTGAGGTGGAGGCCGTCGGCGGCGGGTCGGGTTCCTGGCAGGACAGCGACCCGGTGGCCTTCAAGCGCCGAGGGCCCAGTGCGATGAGCCGCTGGCCGCTGGTGGTCCTCGTGCTGCTGCTGGCGATCCCACTGGCGGTGGGCGCGGTCCGGGCGCGCCGCCGCCTGCGGGCTCAGTAGACCTCGCGCAGCCTGAAGCTGTCGACGTCGTAGACGAAGCCCCGGATCGCGTCGCGGCGTTCCAGCCAGGGGCAGTCGCGCAGGCGCAGCACCGCGTCGCGGACCGACGCGTCGAGGTCGTCGAAGCCGCCGAAGTCGAACGGGGGCGCCACACCGGTCTGGTCCTCGAGGCTCGCGGCCAGGTCGGCGTCGTGCAGGTCCTTGAGCCCGCAGGACGTGTGCTGGATCACCATGATCTCCTGCGTGCCCAGCTTGTGCTGCGACAGCACCAGCGAGCGGATCGCGTCGTCGGTGGCCAGGCCGCCGGCGTTGCGCAGCACGTGGGCCTCGCCCAGCTTCAGACCCAGCACCCGGAACAGGTCGATGCGTGAGTCCATGCAGGTGAGCACCGTCGCCCGCAGGCGAGGCTTGGTCGGCAACCCGGTCTCGCAACAGGTCGGACCCGCGAGTCCGGCCGTGTGGCGAGCCAACAGCTCGTCGATCGCTCCCATGGGCACAGAAGCTGGCGGCTCGTTGCCCGAATCACAACCTCGTTCACTCGATCTCCACCGGGGTTCCCATCGGGACGGTGGCGGCGAGGTAGGAGATCACGTCGTTGGGCACCCGGATGCAGCCGTGGCTGACCTGCTCACCGATGGAGTCGGGGTCGTCGGTGCCGTGGATGGCCAGCACGCCCTCGCCGCCCTTGAAGTCGGCGGCGCCGGGGCTGTCGCTGAAGCCGGAGAGGCCCAGCGCGAACGGCCCGTACAGGGCGTCCTCCTTCCCCGGCATGAGCAGCTCCTTCACGTAGTAGCGCCCGGGCGGGGTGGGCATGGCCTCGGTGCCGACCCCGATCGGGGTGGTCCACCTCACGTCGCCGAACTGCGAGAACGTCAGCTTCCGGTCGTGCAGGTCGACCGTGATCCGGTAGTCGTTCGCCGCCAGCCGGACGTCGGCCCTGCGCACCCACCCGGAGCTGCCGTTGGGCCGGATCGGCAGGTGGACCGGCAGCCACTCGCCGCTCACCGAACGCCCCTCCACCAGGAACACCAGCGCCGCGCCGCTCGCCGTGGGGCTCTTCAGGCGGACCGACGGCTCGACCGCGCCCGGGCTGGGGTACACGCCCACCTCCACGCCCCGCGCCGTCGCCACCCAGCTGCCCGACCACGGTTCCGGCTCGTCCTCCCGCATCGCCAGCACCACCGTGCCCACTCCGACGAGCGCCCCCAGCAGCAGCAGGAACCACACGTACCGCAGGTACCGCACGCCGTCGGGCCGTCGCTGTCTCAGCCGGTGAAGCGGGGACGCACCGGCGCCACGACCGTGAAGTTGATCTGCTTGTACATGGCGGCGGCCGCGGCGCCCTGACTGAAGGCGCAGTGGGCGAAGAACGGCACCACGCCGAGGCCGGCCGGGGCGGGGAAGCGCACCACCCACCTGCCGTCCGGGCCCGTCGCCGCGGCGCCGCTCAGCGCACCCGGCCCCAGGCTCCAGAACACCTGCATGGGCTGGGGGCAGCCCTGCACGGCGGTCACCGTCACCTGGCCGCCCGGGTTCACGTACATGGGCGCGAGCGTGGCGGTGAGCTCCGGCCCGGGCTGGGCGGTGCCGGTGCTACCCGTCTCGACGGCCAGCGGGCCGACGAGCGCGGTCACCATCACCACAGCTCCGAGCATCTGCTTCCACATCGGCCCCTTCACTACCCCGAAGAGTACGTCAACCACCCTTCGTGGTCAGTGACCGACCGACGTGAAGTAGGCGGTGAGGTCGTCCACCATCTGGTCGAACGAGGCGGCCGCGAAGAGGACCGGTTGGTAGTGGGTGATGTCGTAGTCGAGCGTCGACATCTGCTCCACGTCCCACGGCCGCACCTCGGCGGCGCGGAACACGTCGATCTCCCCGTACGACGACAGCAGGCCGGCGCCGTACGCCTTGAGCTCGCCGTCCTCGTGCAGCACCCCGAACTCGAGGGTGAACCAGAAGACCTTCGAGAACGCCTGCAGGGCCGCGTCGCCGGCCGCCGAGGCCCGCAGCGAGGCGTGGCCCGCGGCCTCGTACAGGTCGGCCAGCACGGGGTTGGCCAGCATGTTGGCGTGCCCGACGATCTCGTGCACCACGTCGGGCTCGGGGGTGTAGAAGGGCACCGAGTGGTGGCGGATGTACTGGGTCGAGAGGAACGTCCGCCGGGCCAGCGCTCCGTAGAACACCATGGTCGGCACCAGGCCGGGGACCGGCTCGATGTGGAAGCCGGTGAGGGCGTGGACCCGTTCGTCGACCTCCCGCAGCTGCGGCACCCGCTCGCTGGGCAGGTGGAGGCGGGAGGCGCCCGACAGGTAGGCCCCGCAGGCGTAGCGCCGGTGCTTCGCGGCCAGCTCCTGCGACACCACCCGCCACACCTCGTCCTCTTCGGGGGTGTACTCGACGTCGGGGATGGGCTCGCCACTGCGGTACGCCGCCCCCGTCTCGGCGATCTTGGCGCGCCGAGTCCGGTAGGCGACGTCGGACACTCCGGGGTGATCGTCGGGCAGTTCGAACGACTGCCCAAGTGCGGGTGAGTCCTGGATCACGACCCTTCGACCATGTCGCGCATGGCCGTGAGGTCGTCGAGGTCTCCGAGGCGGCGCACGAAGGCACCGAGGAGGATGGCGATGGAGATGACTGCCAGACTTATGAGCACGATCTCGGACACGGTGGGCTCCTCGCTTTCCGATCGACCAACCAGTGACCGAGCGGCTCAGGGGGAGGAGCCGCTCTGTTGAGGTATGACGCCGGAACACACCGATTCATTCCCCAACTTCACTAGCAACCCCATACCCAGGTCGTCCGCGGGAAAGGCCAGGTATTTCGCGGGTGTTGTCGTCGGGCGGCTCAGGGGGCTACGCCACCTACCGCATCGACGGACGGGCCTAGGATCCGGGCGTGGCAGTGGCGATCAGGCAGCTGAAACCGCAGGTGTGGGAACAGGCGGTGACGGTCAGGGCGGCGGCACCTGATGTGTTCCGCTATCTCGTCGACTTCGAGCGCCACCGCGAGTGGGAGCTCGAGCTGCAGGAGGTCCGGCACACGCACGGCCGACCGGGCGAGAGCGGCGCCGAGTACGTGAAGACCTACGGCGAGCGGTCGCCTGGGCTCCTCCGGCGCATGTTCTCCCCGCCGCTCCGGGTCACCTGCAAGGTCACCGCCATCGATCCCCCGGCCCGCCTGGCGTGGAAGCAGCACGTGTCCCACCGTGCGTCGGGCCCGGCGTCGTTCCAGGACATCGACGTGCTCGTCACCCCGCGTGACGCCGGCAGCCTGCTCGTGGTGACCCGCGAGCTCGTGGGCACCGAGGGCCTCGGCGTCGACCTCGCCTCCCGCTTCTCCACGAGCCTCGGCGACCGCCTGCAGGCGGTCGCTCCCGAGAACGCCGAGGCCGTCGGCCGCCTGACCGGCGGCAACCGGCCCGAGGACTTCACCCGGCGAGCACTCGACGGCCACCCCTCACGCGGCCCCGGCCCCACGAGCCTCGAACGTCTCCAAGCGATCCTCGACCACTAGATCACGTACCGACGCTGGTCGGTCAGCTGGTGAGGCTGTCGGTGGTGCGAGGGTCCGGCCGATGTGGGTGAGCCGGATCACACCGGCTCGACCGCGCCGTCCGCGGCCGTCCGCCCGGCGTTGGCCAGCGCCCAGTCGAGCGCGTAGTCGGCGATCGCCTCCCAGCCGTCCTGGGCGGGCAGCAGGTGGGCGTAGCCCTCGTACTCCCTGGTCTCGGTGATCGTGGCCGACTTGTAGTGCTTGGCGTTGGACTGCTGCACCTTGGGCGGCATGAGGTGGTCCTCCCCGCCGGAGATGAACAGGAGCGGGGCCCGGTCGTCGTTCTTGTAGTCGACCCAGATGTCCTGCGGGCCGGGCTCGAAGTTGGCCAGGACGCTGTTGAACAGGATCCGCCCGGACGCCGGGACGTGGTAGCGCTCGTAGAGCCGCTTGGACTCCTCGTCGGTAAAGGTGTTGGTGAAGGCGTAGTGCCACTGATCGTGGGTGAAGCCGACGGCACGGTGGTGGTTGGCGGGGTTCTTCAGCACCGGGAACGTCGAGCGGACCTGCGCCAGCGGCAGGGCGCGGACGCCCTCGGTCGGAGCCGAGTTGATCGCCACCCCGGCTGCCCCGAAGCCGTGGTCGAGGAGGACCTGGGTGAAGGCGCCACCCGCCGAGTGGCCCATCAGGATCGGCGGCGACGGCAGGCTGCCGACGACGCTCTCCAGGTGCTCGATGACCGCGGGCGCGGTGAGGGCCTCGACGGGAGACGGGTCGGCGTTGAGGGCCTCGACCTCGACCTCGAATCCCGGGTAAGCGGGGGTGAGGACGGTGAAACCGCGGGCCTCGTAGCGGGCGGCCCACTCCTCCCAGCTCCGAGGGGTCACCCAGAAGCCGTGGATCAGGACGATGGTGTCGGGGGCCGGGGAGGGGTTGTCGTCGGTCATGGGTGCAGTGTCCGACATGCCGAGGCGGCCGTCGGCGCGCTCTGGGCCAGCCTTGCGCCAGAATGAGCCATGGCGGTGGCACGGACGGTGGGGTCCGACGGCCCAGGCAAGAGTGACGTTGGCGGCCCCGGTCGCCCCGGTCGCCCCGGTCGCCGGCATGTGATCGCCGTCGTCGTGCTCGACACGACGCTGGCCCTCGACACCGCCGTGGCCGCGCAGGCCTTCGGGCCCCGACCGACGGCGTTCGCTGCCATCCGGGACGAGGCCGAGTCGCCCTACGAGGTCGTGCTGTGCGGCGGGCCGCAGTCGACGATCCGCACGGTCGGGTTCGCGACCGACTCGCTCGAGTCGTGGGACCGGCTCGCCGCGGCCGACACCGTGGTGGTCCCGGGCCTCGACGAGCCCGGTCGCCGGCGGGATCCGGAGGCGCTGGAGGCGATCCGGGTGGCGGCGGGGCGGGGCGCCCGGCTGGTGGGGCTGTGCGCGGGGACGTTCGTGCTCGGGCACGCCGGGGTGCTGGCGGGGCGGCGGGCGACCACCCACTGGGCGCTGGCCGACGAGTTCCGTCGGCTCTTCCCCGACGTCGAGCTGTGCGACGACGAGCTCTTCGTCGACGACGGGCAGGTCCTCAGCTCCGGAGGGATGCTCGCCGCGGCCGACCTGTGCCTGCACATCCTGCGCCAGGACCACGGCCAGTCGTACGCCAACGACGTCGCCCGGCTGCTGGTCAGCCCGCCCTACCGCACCGGCGGGCAGGCCCAGTACCGCACCCGGCGGGCCACGTCGGGCGACGGCACGCTGGCCGCCCTCATGGACTGGGCCGTCGAGCACCTCGACGAGGACCTGACCCTGCCGGCGCTGGCGGCCAAGGCGCACCTGAGCACCCGGACGCTGTCGCGCCGCTTCGAGGCCGAGACCGGCCACGGCGCCCTCCACTGGCTCACCGAGCGCCGGGTCGACCGGGCCCGCGCCCTCCTCGAGGAGACGACCCTGACGGTCACCGAGGTCACCTTCGCCACGGGTTTCGGCTCCCTCGCCTCCTTCCGCCGCGCCTTCACCCGCGTCACCAACACCACCCCCAGCGCCTACCGCCAAACCTTCCGCGGCACCGCCCACCCCGCCCCGGCCCCGACGGGTGCAGTGGGTCAGTAGGTCACGGCTTCTTGCGTTGGCGGCGAGCGGGAACCGGACGAGCGGGCTTGGCGGAGGAGGTGCCACCGGTCGGCGACGCCAGCGCTCGTTCGAAGTCGGTGAAGGCGTCGACGACCTCCGAGGCTTCCCAGGCACGGTTGCGTCGCCCGGTCGTGATCTGCGTCAGGATCCCGGCCTCGGCGAACCGATCGATCGCCTCGCCGATGGACGTGACCGAACGGCCGAGCATCTCCGCGACCCCCTGGACGGTGACGATCGGCGTGCCCGGAAGTCGCTCGACCAGCTCTGCCGTGGCCGACCCCGCCCGAACGCCTCCGAGCCTGTCGCGCCAGGTCGCCTTGAGCGCGTCGATGCGCTCCTCGAAATCGCCGGCGTCGACGGCGGCCCTGGTGGTCGCCGCCGCGAAGGTGGAGATCCAGTGGTTCACCCCGTCGACGGCGGCGGGTTGGTCGGGTGAGCCGAGATAGCGGAACGACGTGAGCCCGGCGACGTAGTCCTCGGCCCGTGTGGCCAGGATGAGGCTGATGGGAGGGACCGCCTTGGTGGTCAGCCCTCGGCGCCGGAGGACGACGTGGACGAGGGCTCGGCCGGTGCGACCGTTGCCGTCGACGAAGGGATGGATCGTCTCGAACTGTGCATGGACGACAGCAGCCTGGGCAACCGGGGAGAGCGTGTCGTCGTTGATGAACGCGCACAGGTCGGCCATGAGATCTTCGACGTCACCCTCCGGCGGTGGGACGAACGCGGCGGAGCACGGGTTGTAGCTGGAGCCTCCGATCCAGTTCTGCGCGTCGCGGAGGCGGCCCGCGAGGTGCTTCTGGGGAGTGCTGGCCAGCAGCAACCGGTGGATCTCGAGGATCCCCTCGATGGTGACAGCACCGGCGAGCTGCTGGATCGCGAAGTTCATCGCATCGATGTTGCCGAGGACCTCGGCGGTGGTGACATCGACAGCGGTCTCACCCAGTGCTCCGGCAGCCTCGGCGCGGAGCAGGCGGCGACCACCGACGACGAGGCCCTCGATGTGGGACGACGCGACCGCTTCGGCCCGCAGCAGCAGCCGTGCGAGCGCTTCGGTGTCCACAAGGGACGAGACCTGGTTGTCGAAGCCGGCGAGAGCAGCCTCGGCGTCGGAGACGTCGGCCGCCGTGGTGCCCGACAGGAAGAGCTCCCGGCCGACGAGCCGGTCGGGGATGTAGGCGCTGTACCTGCAGCCCTGGCGGTCTCGCCGGGGCAGGCCGGTCAGATCGGCCGGAGTCCAGGTACGTTCGACGAGCTTCGCCACGCCCTTCTCCACGCTCTCCGCCACATGATCACGGGCCCTTATCCCGGGTTACCCTACAACCTTGAATATGGAACCCTCATGATCCGGGTTGTCGGCGGCTGCACCCCATGAGCCTCTTGTTGCAGACCACGACCCAGTACGCATCGCCGGAGTTGATCGGTGACATCGTCTACGGCGGGCGGGAGGCGGGCGACGATCCCCGGTGGCGGGAGTCGGGGGCGCCGACGCACGGCGACTACGCCCGGTGGTGTGGCCAGTGGTGCGGGATGGCGTGTCTCCACATGGCGCTCACCTGTCGGGACGGCGGGGCTCCGAGCCTCTACGAGCTCCTCGTCGCCGGGCTGCCCTACGGCACCTACGTCCCCCAGCCGGACGGGTCGATCCGGGGGCTGTTCTACGACGCCTTCGTCGCCTACGCCCAGGCTTCGCACGGCCTCGACGGCGAGGTCCACCGGCATCTCGGCCTCGACGACCTCCGGAAGCTGCCGGCCACTGCCGACACGATGGTCGTCGCCTCGGTTCACAAGGAGATCCGCCGTCCCGACCGGCCGGCCCCGGGACGCGGCGGGCACCTCGTGCTCGTGACCGGCCACGATCCGGACACCGACGTCCTCACCTTCCACAACCCCTCCGGCCACACCCCCACGGCGCGCACTGCCCGCCTCGACGCCCCCACGTTCGAGACCTTCTACGCCCATCGCGCCATCAGCCTGCGAGTGGCCGGCAGACCCCGCGCCTCGCAAACTCGGTAGACCGACCTGCGCCGTTACGAGGCGAGGACTCGTTGGGCGGTGGTGAGGATGTCGTCGACCTGGGGGAGGATGGCCCACTCGAGGGTGGGTTCGTAGGCGACGTGGCAGTCCTGGGCGGCGACGCGGGCGACGGGGGCGTCGAGGTGCCAGAAGAGCTCGTCGGCGATCCAGGAGGCGACCTCGCCGCCGAAGCCGCCCCGGCGCACGTCTTCGTGCACCACCATCACACGGGACGTCTTCCGCACCGACTCCGCCACCATCTCCTGGTCCCACGGCACCAGCGTGCGCAGGTCGATGATCTCCACCGACACCCCCGGCGACTCCAGCGAGAGGCGCTCGGCGGCCTGCAGCGACTTGTGGACGGTCGCACCCCAGGTGACGATCGTCAGGTCCGACCCCCGGGACACGTAGCGGCCCCGGCCGAACGGGATCACGTACTCGGCCGCAGGGTAAGGGTCCCGCGTGTACGGCTGGCGCAGCAGGTGCTTGTGCTCGAAGAACAGCACCGGGTCCTCGTGGAGGAACGCCGACCGCAGCAGCCCCACCGCATCCGCCGCCCGGGAGGGGAAGGCGACCAGCAGGCCGGGGATGTGGGCGAAGATCGCCTCGCCGCACTGGCTGTGCCAGATCGACCCGCCGGTGAGGTAGCCGCCGATCGGCACCCGGATGACGGTCGGGCAGGTCCACGTGCCGTTGGAGCGCCAGCGGATGGTGGCCGCCTCGCTCTTGACCTGCTGCATCGCGGGATAGATGTAGTCCATGAACTGGATCTCCGGCGACGGCCGGAGGCCCCGCACGGCCTGGCCCACGGCCCGGCCGATGATGTTCGACTCGGACAGCGGCGTGTTGAAGCAGCGGGCCCGCCCGAACGCCCGCTGCAGGCCGTGGGTGGTGCCGAACACGCCGCCCTTGCCCTCGACGTCGGCGATCACGGCCTCCCGGGCGTCGGCCACGTCCTCGCCGAACACCCGGATGCGCTCGTCGCCCTCCATCACCTCGTGCAGCGCCCGGCGGATCCCCTCGCCGAAAGCCACCACCTCGCCCGCATCGCCCGGCGGCCCCTCCGGCGGCAACGAAGGCAACGCCACCACGTTGTCCATCACCGTGGCCGGGTCCGGACGCCGGGCGGCCAGCGCCTCCTTGGCGGCCTCGGTGACCGTGCGCCGGGCCTCCTCCCGCAACGCGACCGCGTCGTCGGGCGTCAACACACCCCGCTCGACCAGCGCCCGCTCCAGGCCGTCGATCGGGTCGTGCTCCAGCTCCGACTCGAGCTCCTGCGGCAACCGGTACTTGCTCTGCGTGTCG
This window of the Acidimicrobiales bacterium genome carries:
- a CDS encoding SRPBCC family protein, encoding MAVAIRQLKPQVWEQAVTVRAAAPDVFRYLVDFERHREWELELQEVRHTHGRPGESGAEYVKTYGERSPGLLRRMFSPPLRVTCKVTAIDPPARLAWKQHVSHRASGPASFQDIDVLVTPRDAGSLLVVTRELVGTEGLGVDLASRFSTSLGDRLQAVAPENAEAVGRLTGGNRPEDFTRRALDGHPSRGPGPTSLERLQAILDH
- a CDS encoding carbonic anhydrase; the encoded protein is MGAIDELLARHTAGLAGPTCCETGLPTKPRLRATVLTCMDSRIDLFRVLGLKLGEAHVLRNAGGLATDDAIRSLVLSQHKLGTQEIMVIQHTSCGLKDLHDADLAASLEDQTGVAPPFDFGGFDDLDASVRDAVLRLRDCPWLERRDAIRGFVYDVDSFRLREVY
- a CDS encoding thiamine pyrophosphate-dependent enzyme; amino-acid sequence: MGRTKGMPREKDRREVESPYPDDELRRDFLLACISRSIDDREIALQKQSRVYFQISGAGHEALYLALARSLRPGYDWFFPYYRDCALMLGLGLSPKDILLQAVGSAEDPASGGRQMPSHWGYRPFNVVTQSSPTGSQCIPAVGCAEAGRYIVRRPDLGLPAYGDEITYVSLGEGATSEGEFWESLNTACTEHLPVLYVVADNGYAISVPSSEQSPAPINELVSGFPGLLINSVDGTDYFAVRDMLPDVVSHLRAGVGPALLHARVTRPYSHSAADTQSKYRLPQELESELEHDPIDGLERALVERGVLTPDDAVALREEARRTVTEAAKEALAARRPDPATVMDNVVALPSLPPEGPPGDAGEVVAFGEGIRRALHEVMEGDERIRVFGEDVADAREAVIADVEGKGGVFGTTHGLQRAFGRARCFNTPLSESNIIGRAVGQAVRGLRPSPEIQFMDYIYPAMQQVKSEAATIRWRSNGTWTCPTVIRVPIGGYLTGGSIWHSQCGEAIFAHIPGLLVAFPSRAADAVGLLRSAFLHEDPVLFFEHKHLLRQPYTRDPYPAAEYVIPFGRGRYVSRGSDLTIVTWGATVHKSLQAAERLSLESPGVSVEIIDLRTLVPWDQEMVAESVRKTSRVMVVHEDVRRGGFGGEVASWIADELFWHLDAPVARVAAQDCHVAYEPTLEWAILPQVDDILTTAQRVLAS
- a CDS encoding helix-turn-helix domain-containing protein, which produces MIAVVVLDTTLALDTAVAAQAFGPRPTAFAAIRDEAESPYEVVLCGGPQSTIRTVGFATDSLESWDRLAAADTVVVPGLDEPGRRRDPEALEAIRVAAGRGARLVGLCAGTFVLGHAGVLAGRRATTHWALADEFRRLFPDVELCDDELFVDDGQVLSSGGMLAAADLCLHILRQDHGQSYANDVARLLVSPPYRTGGQAQYRTRRATSGDGTLAALMDWAVEHLDEDLTLPALAAKAHLSTRTLSRRFEAETGHGALHWLTERRVDRARALLEETTLTVTEVTFATGFGSLASFRRAFTRVTNTTPSAYRQTFRGTAHPAPAPTGAVGQ
- a CDS encoding phenylalanine 4-monooxygenase, whose product is MIQDSPALGQSFELPDDHPGVSDVAYRTRRAKIAETGAAYRSGEPIPDVEYTPEEDEVWRVVSQELAAKHRRYACGAYLSGASRLHLPSERVPQLREVDERVHALTGFHIEPVPGLVPTMVFYGALARRTFLSTQYIRHHSVPFYTPEPDVVHEIVGHANMLANPVLADLYEAAGHASLRASAAGDAALQAFSKVFWFTLEFGVLHEDGELKAYGAGLLSSYGEIDVFRAAEVRPWDVEQMSTLDYDITHYQPVLFAAASFDQMVDDLTAYFTSVGH
- a CDS encoding L,D-transpeptidase encodes the protein MRYLRYVWFLLLLGALVGVGTVVLAMREDEPEPWSGSWVATARGVEVGVYPSPGAVEPSVRLKSPTASGAALVFLVEGRSVSGEWLPVHLPIRPNGSSGWVRRADVRLAANDYRITVDLHDRKLTFSQFGDVRWTTPIGVGTEAMPTPPGRYYVKELLMPGKEDALYGPFALGLSGFSDSPGAADFKGGEGVLAIHGTDDPDSIGEQVSHGCIRVPNDVISYLAATVPMGTPVEIE
- a CDS encoding alpha/beta hydrolase, producing the protein MTDDNPSPAPDTIVLIHGFWVTPRSWEEWAARYEARGFTVLTPAYPGFEVEVEALNADPSPVEALTAPAVIEHLESVVGSLPSPPILMGHSAGGAFTQVLLDHGFGAAGVAINSAPTEGVRALPLAQVRSTFPVLKNPANHHRAVGFTHDQWHYAFTNTFTDEESKRLYERYHVPASGRILFNSVLANFEPGPQDIWVDYKNDDRAPLLFISGGEDHLMPPKVQQSNAKHYKSATITETREYEGYAHLLPAQDGWEAIADYALDWALANAGRTAADGAVEPV
- a CDS encoding substrate-binding domain-containing protein encodes the protein MRHPGRLRRRLLLALVAGACLGGTVTVTVPAGARVEPADVAAAPAAPAAPLAPTNIAGRGSSYVGPAMTQWTADAYTRGLNVNYLPTSSPDGLGQFQQSTVNFAGTEAEFSSLLGLGNDNQVRRGFQYVPDVAGAVAVMYNVTDRAGRKVDYLRLSRRTVALIFLGEISNWSDARITNDLGGGVVLPDEPITVVYRSGPSGTTALFYDFVQNMAPAEFDAWVARNRYPQGVRIIDPGVSPNFVPRGLGLAGSDLMAQHTARTPWTITYDEFAYAKRYNVNTAWIQNESGQWVQPYAGNISAALESAQLRPDLSQELSGVYRSRENGAYPISAYSYVVTQCAPAGDRPTCKGNYADTRISETLDAWMQYIACDGQIQMAEIGYSPLPPILSQEMYKSVQRMWGRPISQAKQLNWDNCKNPRFDPNYRPPTPPDPPATTPPARPATTTVATTRPALVAVTPPRPWTGAATRWRPPARVRWRPSAAGRVPGRTATRWPSSAEGPVR
- a CDS encoding Fic family protein, giving the protein MAESVEKGVAKLVERTWTPADLTGLPRRDRQGCRYSAYIPDRLVGRELFLSGTTAADVSDAEAALAGFDNQVSSLVDTEALARLLLRAEAVASSHIEGLVVGGRRLLRAEAAGALGETAVDVTTAEVLGNIDAMNFAIQQLAGAVTIEGILEIHRLLLASTPQKHLAGRLRDAQNWIGGSSYNPCSAAFVPPPEGDVEDLMADLCAFINDDTLSPVAQAAVVHAQFETIHPFVDGNGRTGRALVHVVLRRRGLTTKAVPPISLILATRAEDYVAGLTSFRYLGSPDQPAAVDGVNHWISTFAAATTRAAVDAGDFEERIDALKATWRDRLGGVRAGSATAELVERLPGTPIVTVQGVAEMLGRSVTSIGEAIDRFAEAGILTQITTGRRNRAWEASEVVDAFTDFERALASPTGGTSSAKPARPVPARRQRKKP